One segment of Rosa chinensis cultivar Old Blush chromosome 6, RchiOBHm-V2, whole genome shotgun sequence DNA contains the following:
- the LOC112171750 gene encoding uncharacterized protein LOC112171750, whose protein sequence is MATFLVDNITLYILVNPTKNIPASSNVVGHSASRVPSGTLLVFPHIRGPNSPARGPFFQDEDSNSHTNSNWQQVHRCSFNLYARSPRQPATRRPGVSFRDVVSEAHNSQAHANDPVQDPAPDPGHILVPDPIPDHQMHEGDPLEPIPLAMIFPNQDDPLQFNENAHLADNLNLAPDSDEDQMFELKGRLMWIKTLLAMLKQILTLVMSRLLLLFLISCLVKIYLKTP, encoded by the exons ATGGccacatttcttgtggacaatatt ACACTTTATATTTTGGTGAACCCAACTAAAAATATTCCCGCTTCCTCAAATGTAGTTGGACATTCCGCTTCTCGAGTCCCTAGTGGTACCTTACTGGTCTTCCCGCATATTCGAGGTCCTAACTCCCCTGCTAGAGGCCCCTTCTTTCAAGACGAAGATTCAAATTCCCATACTAATTCCAATTGGCAGCAGGTCCATCGTTGCAGCTTTAATCTATATGCTCGTTCTCCCAGACAGCCAGCTACTAGACGCCCTGGTGTTTCATTCAGGGATGTGGTTTCAGAAGCTCATAATTCTCAAGCTCATGCAAATGATCCGGTTCAAGACCCTGCTCCAGATCCAGGTCACATTCTTGTTCCTGATCCAATTCCAGACCATCAGATGCATGAGGGCGATCCCTTGGAGCCCATTCCTCTAGCTATGATCTTCCCAAATCAAGATGACCCTCTTCAGTTCAATGAGAATGCTCATCTGGCGGATAACCTTAATTTAGCTCCAGACTCTGATGAAGACCAGATGTTTGAATTGAAGGG GAGGCTAATGTGGATCAAGACTCTTCTGGCAATGTTAAAGCAAATTCTGACTCTGGTAATGAGTCGTTTGCTCCTGCTCTTTCTAATCAGTTGCCTAGTCAAGATTTATCTGAAGACCCCATGA
- the LOC112170142 gene encoding 4-coumarate--CoA ligase-like 5, protein MAPPSPAAAVDPRSGFCKSNSIFYSKRKPIPLSPNDSLDVTTFISSHAHRGRIAFIDAATGRHLTYSQLWRAVDSVASSLSDMGIRKGHVILLLSPNSIFFPVVCLAVMSIGAIITTTNPLNTTREITKQVADSKPVLAFTTRELLPKLAGFASNNISLMDGADQAAKTRSSKKVLTLAAMMNRPPTGGRYRETVNQNDTATLLYSSGTTGASKGVVSSHRNLIATVVTILGRFAAQVQEEEQTFLCTVPMFHIYGLATFATGFLTSGSTIVILSKFDMHDMLAAIGKYKVTYLPLVPPILVALVNGADQIKAKYDLSSLHLVLCGGAPLGKEMVEGFVEKFPAVSILQGYGLTESTGLGASTDTLEESRRYGTAGMLSSSMEAKIVDPDSGQALTVNKTGELWLKGPTIMKGYFCNNDATASTLDTEGWLRTGDLCYIDDDGFIFVVDRLKELIKYKAFQVPPAELEALLLTHPQIADAAVIPFPDEKVGQFPMAYVVRKAGSNLSETAVMDFIAKQVAPYKRIRKVAFIASVPKNPSGKILRKDLIQLATSSSKL, encoded by the exons ATGGCACCTCCGTCTCCGGCCGCCGCCGTCGATCCCAGAAGCGGCTTCTGCAAATCCAACTCCATCTTCTACAGCAAGCGCAAACCAATCCCCCTCTCACCCAACGACTCCCTCGACGTCACCACATTCATTTCCTCTCATGCTCACCGCGGCCGCATCGCCTTCATCGACGCCGCCACCGGCCGCCACCTCACCTACTCCCAACTCTGGCGAGCAGTCGACTCCGTCGCCTCCTCTCTCTCCGACATGGGCATCCGAAAAGGCCacgtcatcctcctcctctctcccaACTCAATCTTCTTCCCCGTCGTCTGCCTCGCCGTCATGTCCATCGGCGCCATCATAACCACCACCAACCCTCTCAACACCACCCGCGAGATCACTAAACAGGTCGCGGATTCGAAACCCGTCCTCGCCTTCACAACTCGGGAGCTACTCCCTAAGCTCGCCGGGTTCGCTTCCAATAACATAAGCTTGATGGACGGTGCTGATCAAGCTGCTAAGACTAGGAGCAGTAAAAAAGTGTTGACGCTGGCGGCGATGATGAACAGGCCGCCCACCGGAGGTCGGTACAGGGAGACAGTGAACCAAAACGACACGGCGACTCTGCTTTATTCTTCGGGAACGACAGGAGCCAGCAAAGGCGTGGTGTCGTCTCACCGGAACCTGATCGCGACGGTCGTGACCATCCTGGGGAGATTCGCCGCCCAAGTACAAGAGGAGGAGCAAACGTTCCTCTGCACTGTTCCGATGTTCCACATATACGGCCTGGCGACGTTCGCCACCGGTTTCCTGACGTCAGGATCCACCATCGTCATTCTCTCCAAGTTCGATATGCACGACATGCTTGCGGCGATTGGTAAATACAAAGTTACTTACTTGCCCCTGGTGCCGCCGATTTTGGTGGCACTGGTTAACGGCGCGGATCAGATAAAGGCCAAGTACGATCTGAGCTCGCTGCACTTGGTTCTGTGTGGTGGGGCCCCCTTGGGCAAGGAAATGGTTGAGGGGTTCGTGGAGAAGTTTCCTGCGGTCAGCATTCTACAGGGGTACGGCTTGACCGAGTCAACGGGGCTGGGAGCCTCGACGGACACGTTGGAGGAGAGCCGGAGGTACGGCACGGCGGGGATGCTGTCGTCGAGCATGGAGGCCAAGATTGTGGACCCCGACAGCGGCCAGGCTTTAACGGTCAATAAGACCGGTGAGCTTTGGCTCAAGGGTCCCACCATCATGAAAG GATACTTCTGCAACAATGACGCCACTGCATCGACGCTTGATACGGAAGGATGGTTGAGGACCGGAGATCTTTGTTAcattgatgatgatggattcATCTTTGTGGTTGATAGGTTGAAGGAGCTTATTAAATACAAGGCATTTCAG GTGCCCCCAGCGGAATTGGAGGCTTTGTTACTCACTCATCCCCAAATTGCTGATGCTGCTGTTATACC ATTTCCTGATGAAAAGGTGGGGCAGTTTCCGATGGCATATGTGGTAAGAAAAGCCGGAAGCAATTTATCGGAGACGGCTGTCATGGACTTCATAGCGAAACAG GTGGCTCCGTACAAGAGGATTAGGAAAGTGGCGTTTATAGCTTCGGTACCGAAGAATCCATCTGGCAAGATTCTCAGGAAGGATCTTATTCAGCTTGCAACTTCTTCTTCTAAACTATGA
- the LOC112170143 gene encoding lysine histidine transporter-like 8: protein MAESNQRELDIHDEFMEEDDISAIPVSTTSPPEIDSASQDHVDDVHNNHVATAPPVQTDQSNPSGMSSPSLSEKPLLNLSIVPVNVRRVTPRSHTPNFFTPLGSPIRRAIRLTKFDPQDAWLPITESRNGNAYYAAFHTLCSGIGIPALVLPVSFTVLGWTWGIISLTVAFTWQLYTLWLLVKLHESTETGMRYSRYLQLFSSTFGDKMGKIFAVFPIYYLSGGTCVALIIVGGSSMKLFYEMLCGHECTSKPLTSVEWYLVFTCAAVVLSQLPNLNSIAGVSLIGAITAIGYCTIMWLVAVTEGRLDGVSYDPKKEESNIAMIFSILNALGIIAFAFKGHNLTLEIQATMPSSDKKPSHVPMWRGVKFAYVIIALCLFPLAIGGYWAYGHMIPPNGGMLTAIYQFHGRDTSTFILALTALFIIVNAVSSFQIFGMPMFDDMESKYITRFNKPCPWWLRSISRAMFGFGCFFMAVAIPFLGSFAGLIGGIAIPITFAYPCFLWLKIKKPKRYSFMWLLNWTLGLSGTALSIILIAAGIYVVIDTGIQVSFFKPQ, encoded by the exons ATGGCAGAGAGTAACCAAAGAGAGCTGGACATTCATGATGAGTTCATGGAGGAAGATGACATTTCTGCAATCCCTGTGAGCACTACATCACCCCCAGAAATAGATTCTGCGTCGCAGGATCATGTAGATGATGTTCATAATAATCATGTCGCAACAGCGCCTCCGGTGCAAACAGATCAATCCAATCCTAGCGGAATGAGTTCACCGTCTTTGTCGGAGAAGCCACTTCTGAATCTCTCCATAGTACCTGTAAATGTACGTAGAGTAACCCCGAGGTCTCACACTCCCAATTTCTTCACGCCATTGGGTAGCCCTATTAGAAGGGCTATCCGGCTTACCAAGTTTGATCCTCAGGATGCTTGGCTCCCCATCACAGAGTCAAGAAATGGCAATGCCTATTATGCTGCCTTCCATACCCTTTGCTCCGGTATCGGAATTCCGGCCCTTGTACTTCCCGTCTCCTTCACCGTTCTCGGATG GACATGGGGGATCATAAGCTTGACGGTGGCCTTTACATGGCAGCTCTACACTCTCTGGCTTTTAGTCAAGCTTCACGAATCGACCGAAACTGGGATGCGTTACAGTAGATACCTCCAGCTCTTCAGCTCCACTTTCGGCGACAAAATGGGAAAGATCTTCGCCGTTTTCCCCATCTACTACCTCTCAGGCGGCACGTGCGTAGCCCTCATCATAGTTGGTGGTTCCAGCATGAAGCTCTTCTATGAGATGCTGTGCGGCCACGAATGCACTTCCAAGCCGCTCACCTCGGTGGAGTGGTACTTGGTGTTTACGTGCGCCGCGGTGGTTCTGTCTCAGCTGCCCAACTTGAACTCCATCGCTGGAGTCTCGTTGATCGGTGCGATCACCGCTATTGGCTACTGCACCATCATGTGGCTGGTCGCCGTCACAGAGGGCAGGCTTGACGGCGTTTCTTATGATCCTAAAAAGGAAGAATCCAATATCGCTATGATCTTCAGCATTCTCAATGCTCTTGGGATTATTGCTTTTGCTTTTAAGGGTCACAATCTTACCCTAGAAATTCAG GCAACTATGCCTTCAAGTGACAAAAAGCCATCCCATGTGCCAATGTGGAGAGGGGTAAAGTTTGCTTATGTAATCATCGCATTGTGCTTATTTCCTCTAGCAATTGGTGGATATTGGGCGTATGGACACATG ATACCACCAAATGGGGGAATGCTGACTGCAATTTATCAGTTCCACGGGCGTGACACTTCGACATTCATTCTTGCACTGACAGCCTTATTCATCATTGTCAATGCTGTAAGCTCATTCCAAATCTTTGGGATGCCCATGTTCGATGATATGGAGTCCAAGTACATCACTCGCTTTAACAAACCGTGCCCGTGGTGGCTCCGATCAATTTCTCGGGCCATGTTTGGATTTGGCTGCTTCTTCATGGCGGTCGCAATCCCCTTCTTGGGTAGCTTTGCTGGTCTCATTGGAGGGATTGCCATACCGATTACCTTTGCCTATCCTTGTTTCTTGTGGTTGAAGATTAAGAAGCCCAAAAGGTACAGCTTCATGTGGTTGCTAAATTGGACACTGGGACTTTCTGGCACCGCTCTCAGTATTATACTCATAGCCGCTGGCATTTATGTTGTCATCGACACCGGAATTCAAGTCAGCTTCTTCAAGCCTCAGTAA